One region of Solanum pennellii chromosome 6, SPENNV200 genomic DNA includes:
- the LOC107023284 gene encoding probable pyridoxal 5'-phosphate synthase subunit PDX1 has product MAGSGVVTVYGNGALTETTKQSPFSVKVGLAQMLRGGVIMDVVNAEQARIAEEAGACAVMALERVPADIRAQGGVARMSDPQLIKEIKQAVTIPVMAKARIGHFVEAQILEAIGIDYVDESEVLTLADDENHINKHNFRIPFVCGCRNLGEALRRIREGAAMIRTKGEAGTGNIIEAVRHVRSVMGDIRVLRNMDDDEVFTFAKKIQAPYDLVMQTKQLGRLPVVHFAAGGVATPADAALMMQLGCDGVFVGSGIFKSGDPAKRGRAIVQAVTHYSDPQLLAEISCGLGEAMVGINLDEKVERYANRSE; this is encoded by the coding sequence ATGGCCGGAAGCGGTGTCGTTACAGTTTACGGAAATGGTGCTCTCACAGAGACAACCAAGCAATCCCCCTTTTCTGTGAAAGTGGGTCTCGCTCAGATGCTTCGGGGAGGCGTTATCATGGACGTTGTTAATGCTGAACAGGCTCGTATAGCCGAGGAGGCCGGTGCGTGTGCTGTCATGGCGCTTGAGCGTGTCCCTGCTGATATACGCGCTCAGGGCGGCGTTGCACGTATGTCGGATCCCCAGCTTATCAAAGAAATCAAACAGGCTGTGACTATTCCTGTTATGGCCAAGGCTCGTATTGGTCATTTCGTGGAGGCTCAAATCCTTGAGGCTATTGGAATCGATTACGTTGATGAATCGGAGGTGCTTACCCTTGCTGACGATGAGAACCACATCAACAAGCACAATTTCCGTATCCCCTTTGTCTGTGGCTGCCGTAATTTGGGTGAGGCTCTTCGCCGTATCCGTGAGGGTGCTGCCATGATTCGGACCAAGGGGGAAGCCGGTACCGGAAACATCATCGAGGCTGTTCGTCATGTGCGTTCCGTTATGGGTGATATCAGGGTGCTGCGCAACATGGACGATGATGAGGTTTTCACTTTTGCTAAGAAGATTCAGGCACCATACGATCTGGTGATGCAAACAAAGCAACTTGGTAGGCTCCCTGTGGTTCACTTTGCAGCAGGTGGGGTGGCGACACCAGCAGATGCAGCGCTTATGATGCAGTTGGGATGTGACGGCGTGTTCGTGGGTTCTGGTATCTTCAAGAGTGGTGACCCTGCAAAGAGGGGACGTGCCATCGTGCAAGCAGTGACTCATTACAGTGACCCACAATTGCTGGCTGAAATTAGCTGTGGGCTTGGTGAGGCTATGGTTGGAATCAATCTTGATGAAAAGGTGGAGAGGTATGCCAATCGTTCTGAGTGA
- the LOC107021827 gene encoding phosphoinositide phospholipase C 2-like isoform X3, translated as MSNGKQHFQVCFCWSRVFKVRGGEIPEDIKKVFESYSMNETMSMDSLISFLKKEQNEVINVNRKAQNIFNSLKHLNKFHRRGLTLEAFFKFLVGEHNFAHQSKVHQNMDAPLAHYYIYTGHNSYLTGNQLSSDCSIEPIKKALKKGVRVIELDLWPDITKDDVNVRHGGTLTTPVKLIKCLKAIKEDAFSFSEYPVILTFEDHLHPYPHLQEKVAQMVKSTFGSMLFIPKSDMDVFPSPNQLVKRILISTKPPTKDSPAESDNKVSPERGRSENGLNNHNQQIQLEEGDEDEVPKYRDLIAIHATKHKGSMENFGSHGSSDKVGRCSMNELALEAAVAEHSHQLIRFTQRNILRVYPKGARVDSSNYDPLIAWLRGAQMVAFNMQGYDRFLWMMQGFFRANGGCGYVKKPEFLLSSDGVCDEVFNSMALPVKKTLKVKIYMGDGWRADFHFRHFDYCSPPDFYARVGMVGVPADACNMRKTKTVNDQWVPIWNDNVEFEFPIRVLELALLRIDVKDYDPSGEDEFAGQTCLPVSELKTGIRCVPLYNRKGDVYRSVKLLMRFDFTT; from the exons atgtctaATGGTAAGCAACATTTCCAGGTTTGCTTTTGCTGGTCAAGAGTATTCAAAGTGAGGGGAGGTGAAATTCCAGAAgatattaaaaaagtatttgaatCATATTCAATGAATGAAACTATGAGTATGGATAGTTTAATTAGTTTTCTGAAGAAAGAACAGAATGAAGTGATCAATGTTAACAGAAAGGCCCAAAATATATTCAATAGCCTCAAACATCTAAATAAGTTTCATAGAAGGGGATTGACTCTTGAAGCTTTCTTTAAATTTCTTGTTGGTGAACATAACTTTGCTCATCAGTCTAag GTCCACCAAAATATGGATGCTCCATTAGCCCATTATTATATTTACACAGGCCATAACTCATATTTAACTGGAAACCAGCTCAGTAGTGATTGCAGTATTGAACCAATAAAAAAGGCCCTAAAGAAAGGAGTTAGAGTGATTGAATTGGACCTTTGGCCTGATATCACAAAAGATGATGTCAATGTTCGTCACGGAGG GACACTAACAACACCTGTTAAACTAATCAAATGTTTGAAAGCCATAAAGGAGGATGCCTTCTCATTTTCTGAATATCCTGTTATACTCACGTTTGAAGACCACCTTCATCCTTATCCACACCTTCAAGAAAAAGTAGCTCAG ATGGTGAAGAGCACATTTGGGTCGATGTTGTTCATCCCAAAATCGGATATGGACGTGTTCCCTTCACCAAACCAGTTAGTGAAGAGAATCTTGATTTCGACGAAACCACCAACAAAAGATAGCCCTGCGGAATCAGACAATAAGGTTTCACCAGAGAGAGGACGTTCAGAGAATGGACTTAACAATCATAATCAG CAAATACAATTAGAGGAGGGAGACGAAGACGAAGTTCCCAAATATAGAGATTTGATTGCAATCCATGCCACGAAGCACAAAGGTAGTATGGAAAATTTTGGAAGCCATGGAAGTTCTGATAAAGTTGGACGTTGTAGCATGAATGAACTAGCCCTTGAAGCCGCTGTAGCTGAACATAGCCATCAACTTATCCG ATTTACACAGCGAAATATTCTAAGGGTGTACCCAAAGGGTGCACGCGTTGATTCATCAAACTATGATCCTCTAATTGCATGGCTGCGTGGAGCACAGATGGTTGCATTTAACATGCAG GGATATGATAGGTTTCTTTGGATGATGCAAGGATTTTTTCGAGCCAATGGAGGCTGTGGCTATGTGAAAAAACCTGAATTTTTACTAAGTTCTGATGGAGTATGTGACGAAGTTTTCAATTCCATGGCCTTGCCCGTAAAGAAAACTCTCAAG GTAAAGATATACATGGGAGACGGCTGGCGTGCAGATTTCCATTTTAGACACTTTGATTATTGCTCCCCTCCAGACTTCTATGCCAGG gttgGAATGGTAGGAGTACCTGCGGATGCTTGTAACATGCGCAAAACAAAGACAGTGAACGATCAATGGGTACCAATATGGAATGATAACGTAGAATTTGAATTTCCAATTCGTGTACTAGAACTAGCGTTGCTTCGGATTGATGTTAAAGATTATGATCCATCTGGTGAAGATGAATTTGCAGGACAAACATGTTTGCCTGTTTCTGAGCTGAAGACTGGGATTCGATGTGTTCCATTGTATAATCGCAAAGGAGATGTCTACAGATCAGTAAAACTTCTCATGCGTTTCGACTTCACTACTTAA
- the LOC107021827 gene encoding phosphoinositide phospholipase C 2-like isoform X2, protein MSNGKQHFQVCFCWSRVFKVRGGEIPEDIKKVFESYSMNETMSMDSLISFLKKEQNEVINVNRKAQNIFNSLKHLNKFHRRGLTLEAFFKFLVGEHNFAHQSKVHQNMDAPLAHYYIYTGHNSYLTGNQLSSDCSIEPIKKALKKGVRVIELDLWPDITKDDVNVRHGGTLTTPVKLIKCLKAIKEDAFSFSEYPVILTFEDHLHPYPHLQEKVAQMVKSTFGSMLFIPKSDMDVFPSPNQLVKRILISTKPPTKDSPAESDNKVSPERGRSENGLNNHNQQQIQLEEGDEDEVPKYRDLIAIHATKHKGSMENFGSHGSSDKVGRCSMNELALEAAVAEHSHQLIRFTQRNILRVYPKGARVDSSNYDPLIAWLRGAQMVAFNMQGYDRFLWMMQGFFRANGGCGYVKKPEFLLSSDGVCDEVFNSMALPVKKTLKVKIYMGDGWRADFHFRHFDYCSPPDFYARVGMVGVPADACNMRKTKTVNDQWVPIWNDNVEFEFPIRVLELALLRIDVKDYDPSGEDEFAGQTCLPVSELKTGIRCVPLYNRKGDVYRSVKLLMRFDFTT, encoded by the exons atgtctaATGGTAAGCAACATTTCCAGGTTTGCTTTTGCTGGTCAAGAGTATTCAAAGTGAGGGGAGGTGAAATTCCAGAAgatattaaaaaagtatttgaatCATATTCAATGAATGAAACTATGAGTATGGATAGTTTAATTAGTTTTCTGAAGAAAGAACAGAATGAAGTGATCAATGTTAACAGAAAGGCCCAAAATATATTCAATAGCCTCAAACATCTAAATAAGTTTCATAGAAGGGGATTGACTCTTGAAGCTTTCTTTAAATTTCTTGTTGGTGAACATAACTTTGCTCATCAGTCTAag GTCCACCAAAATATGGATGCTCCATTAGCCCATTATTATATTTACACAGGCCATAACTCATATTTAACTGGAAACCAGCTCAGTAGTGATTGCAGTATTGAACCAATAAAAAAGGCCCTAAAGAAAGGAGTTAGAGTGATTGAATTGGACCTTTGGCCTGATATCACAAAAGATGATGTCAATGTTCGTCACGGAGG GACACTAACAACACCTGTTAAACTAATCAAATGTTTGAAAGCCATAAAGGAGGATGCCTTCTCATTTTCTGAATATCCTGTTATACTCACGTTTGAAGACCACCTTCATCCTTATCCACACCTTCAAGAAAAAGTAGCTCAG ATGGTGAAGAGCACATTTGGGTCGATGTTGTTCATCCCAAAATCGGATATGGACGTGTTCCCTTCACCAAACCAGTTAGTGAAGAGAATCTTGATTTCGACGAAACCACCAACAAAAGATAGCCCTGCGGAATCAGACAATAAGGTTTCACCAGAGAGAGGACGTTCAGAGAATGGACTTAACAATCATAATCAG CAGCAAATACAATTAGAGGAGGGAGACGAAGACGAAGTTCCCAAATATAGAGATTTGATTGCAATCCATGCCACGAAGCACAAAGGTAGTATGGAAAATTTTGGAAGCCATGGAAGTTCTGATAAAGTTGGACGTTGTAGCATGAATGAACTAGCCCTTGAAGCCGCTGTAGCTGAACATAGCCATCAACTTATCCG ATTTACACAGCGAAATATTCTAAGGGTGTACCCAAAGGGTGCACGCGTTGATTCATCAAACTATGATCCTCTAATTGCATGGCTGCGTGGAGCACAGATGGTTGCATTTAACATGCAG GGATATGATAGGTTTCTTTGGATGATGCAAGGATTTTTTCGAGCCAATGGAGGCTGTGGCTATGTGAAAAAACCTGAATTTTTACTAAGTTCTGATGGAGTATGTGACGAAGTTTTCAATTCCATGGCCTTGCCCGTAAAGAAAACTCTCAAG GTAAAGATATACATGGGAGACGGCTGGCGTGCAGATTTCCATTTTAGACACTTTGATTATTGCTCCCCTCCAGACTTCTATGCCAGG gttgGAATGGTAGGAGTACCTGCGGATGCTTGTAACATGCGCAAAACAAAGACAGTGAACGATCAATGGGTACCAATATGGAATGATAACGTAGAATTTGAATTTCCAATTCGTGTACTAGAACTAGCGTTGCTTCGGATTGATGTTAAAGATTATGATCCATCTGGTGAAGATGAATTTGCAGGACAAACATGTTTGCCTGTTTCTGAGCTGAAGACTGGGATTCGATGTGTTCCATTGTATAATCGCAAAGGAGATGTCTACAGATCAGTAAAACTTCTCATGCGTTTCGACTTCACTACTTAA
- the LOC107021827 gene encoding phosphoinositide phospholipase C 2-like isoform X4: MSNGKQHFQVCFCWSRVFKVRGGEIPEDIKKVFESYSMNETMSMDSLISFLKKEQNEVINVNRKAQNIFNSLKHLNKFHRRGLTLEAFFKFLVGEHNFAHQSKVHQNMDAPLAHYYIYTGHNSYLTGNQLSSDCSIEPIKKALKKGVRVIELDLWPDITKDDVNVRHGGTLTTPVKLIKCLKAIKEDAFSFSEYPVILTFEDHLHPYPHLQEKVAQMVKSTFGSMLFIPKSDMDVFPSPNQLVKRILISTKPPTKDSPAESDNKVSPERGRSENGLNNHNQYQQQIQLEEGDEDEVPKYRDLIAIHATKHKGSMENFGSHGSSDKVGRCSMNELALEAAVAEHSHQLIRFTQRNILRVYPKGARVDSSNYDPLIAWLRGAQMVAFNMQGYDRFLWMMQGFFRANGGCGYVKKPEFLLSSDGVCDEVFNSMALPVKKTLKVKIYMGDGWRADFHFRHFDYCSPPDFYARVGMVGVPADACNMRKTKTVNDQWVPIWNDNDKHVCLFLS; this comes from the exons atgtctaATGGTAAGCAACATTTCCAGGTTTGCTTTTGCTGGTCAAGAGTATTCAAAGTGAGGGGAGGTGAAATTCCAGAAgatattaaaaaagtatttgaatCATATTCAATGAATGAAACTATGAGTATGGATAGTTTAATTAGTTTTCTGAAGAAAGAACAGAATGAAGTGATCAATGTTAACAGAAAGGCCCAAAATATATTCAATAGCCTCAAACATCTAAATAAGTTTCATAGAAGGGGATTGACTCTTGAAGCTTTCTTTAAATTTCTTGTTGGTGAACATAACTTTGCTCATCAGTCTAag GTCCACCAAAATATGGATGCTCCATTAGCCCATTATTATATTTACACAGGCCATAACTCATATTTAACTGGAAACCAGCTCAGTAGTGATTGCAGTATTGAACCAATAAAAAAGGCCCTAAAGAAAGGAGTTAGAGTGATTGAATTGGACCTTTGGCCTGATATCACAAAAGATGATGTCAATGTTCGTCACGGAGG GACACTAACAACACCTGTTAAACTAATCAAATGTTTGAAAGCCATAAAGGAGGATGCCTTCTCATTTTCTGAATATCCTGTTATACTCACGTTTGAAGACCACCTTCATCCTTATCCACACCTTCAAGAAAAAGTAGCTCAG ATGGTGAAGAGCACATTTGGGTCGATGTTGTTCATCCCAAAATCGGATATGGACGTGTTCCCTTCACCAAACCAGTTAGTGAAGAGAATCTTGATTTCGACGAAACCACCAACAAAAGATAGCCCTGCGGAATCAGACAATAAGGTTTCACCAGAGAGAGGACGTTCAGAGAATGGACTTAACAATCATAATCAG TACCAGCAGCAAATACAATTAGAGGAGGGAGACGAAGACGAAGTTCCCAAATATAGAGATTTGATTGCAATCCATGCCACGAAGCACAAAGGTAGTATGGAAAATTTTGGAAGCCATGGAAGTTCTGATAAAGTTGGACGTTGTAGCATGAATGAACTAGCCCTTGAAGCCGCTGTAGCTGAACATAGCCATCAACTTATCCG ATTTACACAGCGAAATATTCTAAGGGTGTACCCAAAGGGTGCACGCGTTGATTCATCAAACTATGATCCTCTAATTGCATGGCTGCGTGGAGCACAGATGGTTGCATTTAACATGCAG GGATATGATAGGTTTCTTTGGATGATGCAAGGATTTTTTCGAGCCAATGGAGGCTGTGGCTATGTGAAAAAACCTGAATTTTTACTAAGTTCTGATGGAGTATGTGACGAAGTTTTCAATTCCATGGCCTTGCCCGTAAAGAAAACTCTCAAG GTAAAGATATACATGGGAGACGGCTGGCGTGCAGATTTCCATTTTAGACACTTTGATTATTGCTCCCCTCCAGACTTCTATGCCAGG gttgGAATGGTAGGAGTACCTGCGGATGCTTGTAACATGCGCAAAACAAAGACAGTGAACGATCAATGGGTACCAATATGGAATGATAAC GACAAACATGTTTGCCTGTTTCTGAGCTGA
- the LOC107021827 gene encoding phosphoinositide phospholipase C 2-like isoform X1, translating to MSNGKQHFQVCFCWSRVFKVRGGEIPEDIKKVFESYSMNETMSMDSLISFLKKEQNEVINVNRKAQNIFNSLKHLNKFHRRGLTLEAFFKFLVGEHNFAHQSKVHQNMDAPLAHYYIYTGHNSYLTGNQLSSDCSIEPIKKALKKGVRVIELDLWPDITKDDVNVRHGGTLTTPVKLIKCLKAIKEDAFSFSEYPVILTFEDHLHPYPHLQEKVAQMVKSTFGSMLFIPKSDMDVFPSPNQLVKRILISTKPPTKDSPAESDNKVSPERGRSENGLNNHNQYQQQIQLEEGDEDEVPKYRDLIAIHATKHKGSMENFGSHGSSDKVGRCSMNELALEAAVAEHSHQLIRFTQRNILRVYPKGARVDSSNYDPLIAWLRGAQMVAFNMQGYDRFLWMMQGFFRANGGCGYVKKPEFLLSSDGVCDEVFNSMALPVKKTLKVKIYMGDGWRADFHFRHFDYCSPPDFYARVGMVGVPADACNMRKTKTVNDQWVPIWNDNVEFEFPIRVLELALLRIDVKDYDPSGEDEFAGQTCLPVSELKTGIRCVPLYNRKGDVYRSVKLLMRFDFTT from the exons atgtctaATGGTAAGCAACATTTCCAGGTTTGCTTTTGCTGGTCAAGAGTATTCAAAGTGAGGGGAGGTGAAATTCCAGAAgatattaaaaaagtatttgaatCATATTCAATGAATGAAACTATGAGTATGGATAGTTTAATTAGTTTTCTGAAGAAAGAACAGAATGAAGTGATCAATGTTAACAGAAAGGCCCAAAATATATTCAATAGCCTCAAACATCTAAATAAGTTTCATAGAAGGGGATTGACTCTTGAAGCTTTCTTTAAATTTCTTGTTGGTGAACATAACTTTGCTCATCAGTCTAag GTCCACCAAAATATGGATGCTCCATTAGCCCATTATTATATTTACACAGGCCATAACTCATATTTAACTGGAAACCAGCTCAGTAGTGATTGCAGTATTGAACCAATAAAAAAGGCCCTAAAGAAAGGAGTTAGAGTGATTGAATTGGACCTTTGGCCTGATATCACAAAAGATGATGTCAATGTTCGTCACGGAGG GACACTAACAACACCTGTTAAACTAATCAAATGTTTGAAAGCCATAAAGGAGGATGCCTTCTCATTTTCTGAATATCCTGTTATACTCACGTTTGAAGACCACCTTCATCCTTATCCACACCTTCAAGAAAAAGTAGCTCAG ATGGTGAAGAGCACATTTGGGTCGATGTTGTTCATCCCAAAATCGGATATGGACGTGTTCCCTTCACCAAACCAGTTAGTGAAGAGAATCTTGATTTCGACGAAACCACCAACAAAAGATAGCCCTGCGGAATCAGACAATAAGGTTTCACCAGAGAGAGGACGTTCAGAGAATGGACTTAACAATCATAATCAG TACCAGCAGCAAATACAATTAGAGGAGGGAGACGAAGACGAAGTTCCCAAATATAGAGATTTGATTGCAATCCATGCCACGAAGCACAAAGGTAGTATGGAAAATTTTGGAAGCCATGGAAGTTCTGATAAAGTTGGACGTTGTAGCATGAATGAACTAGCCCTTGAAGCCGCTGTAGCTGAACATAGCCATCAACTTATCCG ATTTACACAGCGAAATATTCTAAGGGTGTACCCAAAGGGTGCACGCGTTGATTCATCAAACTATGATCCTCTAATTGCATGGCTGCGTGGAGCACAGATGGTTGCATTTAACATGCAG GGATATGATAGGTTTCTTTGGATGATGCAAGGATTTTTTCGAGCCAATGGAGGCTGTGGCTATGTGAAAAAACCTGAATTTTTACTAAGTTCTGATGGAGTATGTGACGAAGTTTTCAATTCCATGGCCTTGCCCGTAAAGAAAACTCTCAAG GTAAAGATATACATGGGAGACGGCTGGCGTGCAGATTTCCATTTTAGACACTTTGATTATTGCTCCCCTCCAGACTTCTATGCCAGG gttgGAATGGTAGGAGTACCTGCGGATGCTTGTAACATGCGCAAAACAAAGACAGTGAACGATCAATGGGTACCAATATGGAATGATAACGTAGAATTTGAATTTCCAATTCGTGTACTAGAACTAGCGTTGCTTCGGATTGATGTTAAAGATTATGATCCATCTGGTGAAGATGAATTTGCAGGACAAACATGTTTGCCTGTTTCTGAGCTGAAGACTGGGATTCGATGTGTTCCATTGTATAATCGCAAAGGAGATGTCTACAGATCAGTAAAACTTCTCATGCGTTTCGACTTCACTACTTAA